Within Vicia villosa cultivar HV-30 ecotype Madison, WI linkage group LG1, Vvil1.0, whole genome shotgun sequence, the genomic segment ttaaggcataagctataagatttgcatacccaagtctctgaggtgccttgatgactcttctcaacctatctctcgacaataggtagtcatcattagtttcctcaacttcctcagcatcttctgcttcttcttcaacttcatcagggatatgcatttcagcatcaacatgctccacctcaacaggattttctacctgttccagctcttcatcagatgtttctgtacttcgaccaacatcatcagttttcttaaaagccatttcagcttcattaaaaactacatctcgactggtgatacacctcctgtgacctggctctaggcaccatagcctataagctttgactccttcagggtatcccatgaacatgcatttcagagctctaggttcgaccttgtcttgcctaatgtgagcatagactacgcagccaaatactctcagtttgtcgagatctggtggacgtcccgaccaaacttcttcaggtatcttcatatctaacgctgtcgaaggacatctgtttatcagatatgttgctgtcgaaacagcctcagcccagaacaccttctttaaccccgcactagtcaacatgcatctgactctctccaaaatagttcgattaaacctttcagccaaaccattttgctatggagtacctgcagtagttctatgccttgcaataccagaggcagcacaaaaactgtcgaatgcctcattgcaaaattcaaggccattgtcggttctcaacctcttgacctttctgccagtctgattttcaaccagagtcttccaacttttgaaattctcaaaagtttcatccttagtcttctggatgaatacccataattttctggaataatcatctactatggatagaaaataccttcctcctgaatgtgatggacaccttgcaggcccccaaagatcagcatggatgtaatcaagggatccatgtgttctttgtttgcctttgttgaacttcactctgcaagattttccaagtacacagggttcacaaaacttcagcttttcgactttgtctccaccaagcagattttgtttccctaattcgaccagacccctttcactgacatggcccaatctcatgtgccagatttctgtcttcgaaaaaggtttcgtggatacaacatttgtcgaaccacttacaacttcagcctcaagggtatacaagccttgtttcttcacgcctctcaagacttccttcgaatccttcatgactcttaggatacttttctctccttggaaaacatatcctttcttgtcgaattcaccaagagaaagtagatttctcttcaaatcaggaacatacctgacttcagtcaacaaccttattgactcatcatggattttgaacctcacagatccaacacctgcaatcttgcaagccttgttgtttcctagcaatactgatccaccatcttgatcacataattcctcaaacaagtctttgtttggagtcatgtgccaagtgcaacctgaatccataatccactctcttctcgagtcactgcttgaaaccacaagaacatcagatgattcgaaatcatcttgaacagtggctgcattgccattatccttacctccatgatctttcaggcgttcagggcacacctttcttgtgtgaccctccttcttacaatgatagcatcgaatgccagatgcttcgccactgtaagacttcgactggcttttgcccttcttcttgtcaaacttaccatcctttcgtaagatttttcctttaacggccaaaccttcgccaacagtcgaaggattatgctcctttcgttcgttcaggtcctttgaatatagggctgattgaacttcttcaaaggtcagggactcccttccatacaggagagtttctttgaagtgagcatgtgatcaagGCAAAGAatacaatagtaacaacgcttgatcttcatcatcgatcttcacatcaatattttcaagatcaagaatcagcttgttgaacatatccaactgctcaaccaacactttgtcttcaatcatcttgaatgaatacaaagcttgcttcaggtagagtcgatttaccagcgatatggtcatgtacaaactttcaagtttcacccataaccctgatgccgtcgtctcctttgataccttccaaagaaccttatcaccaaggctcaacaaaattgcgctgtgtgctttctcgatcatattcgtcttctccactgtcgtcaattctgcattcatggctgcctctcccttcaacgcttccaaacaaacctactgaaccagtagggctttcatcttcaagcaccacagaccgaaatcattcactccggtgaacttttcaatctcatactttgttgaaggcatcttctccaggctcaccgcaccaatttgttgtgaattcaatgccaagaagaaagtataatacaagggaagaataaaggacaaggaagaagaggaacacaaggattggttataactgttattcttttactttctcttaaaacaagattacaagtttacaagaataacaaataacctctctccccctaaattaggatttgccaccttgcaatgatgagagactagtatgctatttataataaaacctaacatactaactaatgggctttttcagcaaggcccattacacaagccaacttaataaacaagctaacttaacaaattagggtttaaacacgaaaacctaatttaacatgctaacaaccctagcatcttcgacacaagcatgtgaacaaccttcgacttcatgcttaatcctgtcgaaccaagaagctacccttcgaccatactagagttcgatccaatatctcacatcatCGTATAACAACTATCATAGCATCATAATACATAATTATGAATCAAAACACATATTAGAGAAACGCATCCCCTCTTACCTTGATTCTCCTAGTAGGCAATGAAATCgctcccttgaagctcttcttctCTTATCTCTAGACTCTTGCCTCTTTGCCAATCCTATAAAAGTTATCATGCACTGACACTCTCATGTTCTCCAAATcccttattttatttcaaaacctAATTCCTTTTATTAGGTTGTTCCCTTCCCACCTCCATATTTTCCTTAATTATAACCTTGTGAGGAGAACTAGTATAAATTTCCGGTGTTCTTTACTTTTTCACATTTACCGCTTTCTTCACATatcataaccagaaaagaaagaaacacttCCCTAAAATTCAGAAATATTTTATCACACCTAATTCACCCATCTTAGGCACACTTCATACTTACAAAAAATGTTAAACGCGACTCCTGTAAAAGGAAACATGCTTACAAGTTATTATAATGCAAAAAAGATGGTGTAGAAGTTGAGAATAAAAGTAAAATAGATAGGTTGTTGTATTGAAAGTATATTCCATTTCATAATTTTTTCACGCGGTCGAGGTCCACTTAGAGGTGCCAGCCATTGGCTAGGGTTGGAATTCTACCGAGTTTGACTATTTGTCATCAATTCTAATTAAGTGATGGAGATATCTACCACTAATTCTAATTCTTTTTGCCCCTTGGAGAAGGCGTCATAGTTAAGTCTCTAATAGCACACACTAGCATTGTGCCTTTTTTACAACATATTTGACATTGAACATTGAAGCGAACTTCACATCTTCCTTCTCTGTCACAATTGAAGTTACTACGACCACCACAAATGAAGCGATTTCCATTTTACTGAAATGAAGTGTCATAGCTAGGTGCAACACTAGTATCAAATTTGTTTTCATCAAACTTTTTCTTAACTTGTTACACACAAGTTTTGAATATGTTGTTTGAGTTAAAGGTTTGGGACAAAGACTCACAAACACTGTTAAGCAAATTTCTTTCACATGTCATGGCCTAGGATTAAGTTTACATTTTTATGTTTTCTATTTTAGCTATGCAAAGTTAGTTACACAATACAACAAGCTCAATATTTATACTTTTGTTGGACTGTGCCAACATAACACAGTCAGTTATAGGTTGTCAGAGTCCTTAGGTTTAGTTTGGTTCTACATTATTACTAACCTAATGCTACTATTACTATATTATAATTGAGGGTTGAGAAggaaaatcataaataaatttcAATAATTTTAAAAGATCTCTTAGTTGAATTTTCTATCGTAGTGTTTTAAAATTCGATCAAGACACTAAATTACCTAATTCTTTGTCCAACTATATGACAATTGACTTGATCTTTATTAAAAAATCATGACAtagtattaattattttaaaatttttaatctaTAACATGTAGGTATgtgttttcatttatttataatatgtcAGGAATTATGACATACTTTCAAAGAATTTAAAAAGAGATTACAAAAGTGTTATGATAAAATAGTCACCCAAGTTTTCAAAAACAAACCTTTTTTTTCTACGCAAGTATTTCTCAATATCTCCAACTCTCTATATATGAATCAAACAAGCTCAAGCTATTTAGAAAATTTTCCCAATCCCCTTAGATACATTTAGTGTTTCTCAAATTCCAAGAACTCAAAAAAATTTATACCATTACCTTTCTAGGTTTCCCAATAGGAATCCTAACCCTTCTCTTTATCTTTAACTCTTGAAGTTTTAAAGGATGTTAAGACAATAATGATTGAGCTCGAGATACATATTCACATCTTCTGAAACCTAATGGATAATTAACAAGCCCAAAACACACCCCCTTAACAAACAAATTTTCCAATTGAAACAAGCAAGCTTCATACACGCGAACTAAATTAACTAAATTGGATGCGATGACCGATAATTAACCAAATTGGACGCGATGCCCGGTGGACCAAAACTAGTGTTGGACCCGACTACTACCGTCTCCCTACACTGTCGTCGATCGTAGGACCTCTGCCAATGTGGCTCGCCCACAGTCATCATAACTCCTACCTATAAGTCACTATTGTCAGTACAACTAATCTTGTAACTGGGTCACCAACAAACACCACATCAATAGGCATGTCAATTTTAGGGGGTAACTGGATATGCTTACTTGAACTTGTTCTCTAAAGAGAAAGATATGTCGTTTTCCACCTCTCTACACTAAGCACTTGAAGAAGATCTCCTACCCAATTCTCAAAGAAAAACTTCACTAGTGTAGAACCCAACAATAGATGCCTCAAATTACTCTAAATATGTTTGGTGAACCAATGTAGGCTAACAAGATATAAGACTTTGAACGCCAGAACCGACTCGAAAGCGGAAAAACTCTCCATCGACCTTCCTGGCCACAACAAGACAACTACATTCAGAACTAATGACAAACTAGAAGAATTTGTCTAACCAAGATCTTTTCTTAACTTAGAAGAAATTCACACACTAGTTGAACAAAAATCCATCCCACTCTCACCTACCAACTCACGAGTGTCACATGCCTCAAAAGTTAAAACCTATTGTAGGAAAATTATGAACTAGATGGAGAGTTTTCCAAAGTCGAGTCAATAGATGTATTACCCCCATCAGGAAAAAAACAATAGAAAAATTTGTCTCCTTACTCTCCAGCATAGTAGACGCTGACCTGGTATACACAAGTCTCTTCAGTTGActgttagagagagagagagaaagaaacatGCAAGTATGCACTTTTTCCTACTTCCTAACACACACCCTTCACTAAAGGGAGGCTTACGTTCActtttacaaactttaacttccaCCGCAACAACACACAAAACCTTATTCAAATGGCCAAAACTATTAACCAACGAGACTACCCCCACTTGTCACACATGTATATTTACAACCAACAAGGGCCACAAAACCATTATTTATCTCTTATTCTTCCCTACCACACACACAACTACCTTCCTCTTCATTTAAACTTACAACTTCACAACCAACCTATTCTCCAATGGAGGACGCCAAAACCGAACCATAAGAACTTGCATCCTCTTTTACTGAAACTAAGTCAAGCTAATAAGTTTCCAAAAACTATATGAAGAGGAACACCAACCAACCTTAACCAAGTACCCTCTCCCCATACACAccatcttccttcaagaaactcactGAGTCAAATAAAAGGGACCACCACTATTTTTCCTTAGTTAGAAAGGAAAAAGTGCTCTACCGCCAGAAGAGCGTAATAAAACATGAAAACCTCCCATAAAAGTTGGCTTTATATGAGAATATTAGCCTAGAGTGATTCCCTCACTAGTTCAAACTCAAGTGATACGTAAATACTCTGGCCAAACCAGAGGCTACGAAACTAGCTTGTCCTTGAGATTGGGAGAGTTCGACCACTCTAATTAGAAGGAGAGAAGCTCTCCTAAGGGGTGGATGAGGTATAACTATCGAAGGAGCACAAGAACTTGCAATGTTTCCCATGATCATCTCAGAGAACAACTTAATAGATGAAGAACCACCCACTGCTTTTTTACCTCCTAACCTTTCCCTTGCTTGTCAAATCTCCTTCCAACATCCCCTACTAGTCATTTAAACTTCGGTCTATTCTTGAACCCCCCACCCAAAATTTCTCCAACTGACTTCAAGAAGATCCAAATTTGAAACCTCCTATTTTGTCTCTCCTAGTAGGAATAAAAACATAACACAACAATGCAAACCGAGAAACAACCCGACTCAGCTCCCATTTGGTCACCTTATCTGGGaagttagtaaagaagaaagatacTCACCCAACATCAAGAGGCTGAACAAAACCTGATAACCTACTCCGCACCATGGTGAGTGAACCAGCGCTCGAGAAGACAAGGATCCACCACCCAAACAAGAAAGAAGGTCGAACTCAAATGATTACCCTATACTAAGACTAAATGAAACACATGCAACTGTATTATGCAATgcaaaaaatggaaaaaagggGTGTGAAATTAGATTGAGCCACCAACCATAATTTCCAATGAGTGAGAAATGCATGAAAAAACTAGATACAAAACGGAGAAGCAATAAAGAGAAGTGAGAACTTCACTCTCTAAAAATAATTTCTCTTTTGGTTGATAAATAatgtaaaaatagaaaatagattaAAGTTTTATGAACAAATATGGTCCCCTCCACTTCTCAAGTTCTAATAAAAGTTAAACTTGGAAAAGTCCTCATTGATGGTCCAAATGATGGAAAGGAAAATGATGATATTGGAACAGTCCttatcatatttattatataGTTGCTGGTTATATTTAAAATATCTGGGTTGATGATATTTTCTTAACTACAATACTAAGATAAATAATCACAAACACATTgaaatgaaaatatataaataggTACATGAGTGTCTCTATGTAATTCAAACCCACAAGACTCCATTTATTTCTTTGTGTTTGGATAAACCGATCCAAATATATATGAGATGAAACTTTTGTTTTCTCAAACAATTTTCAACTCAAGGTTTGTACATCCAGCTTTAGCCTTGTGTTTTTCAAAAAgatcttgaagtgcttcaagAAATTCACTATGTACTTTGGCAACCTAAAATCATAGGAAAGAAAACAAAAGATAAATTAATATGCTAGTATTGATTGTGATTGTATGAAAACGAGGTGAAAGGAAAATTATAAATGCATGCATACCTGGTCTGTTGTTGGTTTTGGATTCTTGTTAACATGAATAGGTCTACTCACCACCACATACAACGGATTCTTGAATGGTATAGGAGATCTATAATACATGTTACATGACTATTAGGAAGCTAAAAGTGAAAACAAAATTTAAGAGAGGAAGAAAATGAGAATGAAGCAATTTAACTTAGAAAAGATCATCAAATGatttagttattttaatttcaatccgATTCTATTTAaagattttttaagaaaaatctaatttttatatacattgaataactaatgtacctgaataatatattgtttagatacattaatatatataaaaagtgaatttttttttataaataggacCAAAGGTGACTTACCTAAACATTTCCCAGAATATTATTGGATTAATTTTGATAAACCTTGTTAGATTCTGAACTAATTTACCCGGAATTTTCCACCACTTATAGGTATTTGTCTGTCACCAAAAAGAAAATCATTACAAATCAATAAcatctaataataataacaaccaaATTAGAtatgataattaaaaataaagaatttagcgcaagaatataaaaaaataccAGACCAAAGCAGAAAACTGGAACAAGAGGGTGACCTATCTCCATTGCTATTCGAACAAATCCTCTTCTTTCTTTCAGAAATACATTCTATAAATCAATGGTTTGTGAATTACTATTTTTGCACAAAATGTAAAAATTTACAAATTTAATAATTGAAGTAATGTACCTCAGAACCATGCTCCATAAAAAGAGTTTCTCGATTTCCACCGGGTACTATAATGCAACTATGGCCAGAAGCCAACAAAGAAATTAAGTTTTTCTTCGCCACTGATGTAAATCCCAACCATGTCCATACTTGCCCCAAAAATGGTATATAAAAAGACTATTCATTCATAAAATGATCACATGAGaacctttattattattattattattattattattattattattattattattattattattattattattattattattattattattgtttctaATTAATATAACCTTccttaattaaataagaaaaaaaagtaacACATAGATAAATTTCTTACTGCGCTGCTAACAAGAAATCTTATTTTTGAAATAGGCATGAAGCCTATGTTGTCAAGAAGTACAAAGATGCCGAATGGAAAAACTGAATGTGGCTCGTAGCCAAAAACTGCATACAggatatcattttttttatcaaaggctaaATAAAATCAATATACAAGTACTAAGTACTATGAGTATGCTTGTATATTATTTGtaacaaattatatataaaataattttacagtgTTATCTAATAGAAATATATCGTTTAATTATGTCATATGAATAATTTTAGAATTACAAACTTAACAGAATACATTATCGTGATTGCTGATAGAATCATTTTCTGAATGGATCatataaaatacattaataaaaaaataattattttttcagtTGTTCAAATTAACTTTGGAGTCAAAATCAAGAAGAAGAGAATTcatatcaaaaagaaaaatttgTGCGATGAATAGTGTCTATTGTCTTTTCATTAACTGAGAATTGACATctgaatgcatattttcaatGGTTCATATTAACTCAGAAAAAGAGAATTCATATAAAAACTGTAAACTGAATAGTGTATGTTGTCTTTTCACTAATTGAGAATAGACATCTGACTGTATAATGAATACctcttttcaaattttcattaaattttttctttttcaaatttcttttttcaaACTTATTTTTACGATTTTTTTACCAACCTGCCACACTATTGAAATAATAATACCAATATGCCATGAAACGAAAATAAAACACCAAAATGCTACACATTTTACTCACGTCCGACCAGGCCTTGGACGGACTGGTGAACAATTTTTTGCCCCTGTTGGGGTCCGGCCAGGGGTGGGCCGGACGCTAACTGggcctttttttttcattttttttgttttaattaatttaaatgatttatttatttataataattgttttttattatatttaatgattaaaatataataaaaaattaaaaaaacaatataataaaaaaaacaattattatttgccaatatttattttattcaagacATAAACGGGTACAAGAAAAAAaagcctatttttttttttttttgctttcgtTGGACCATATGACCCCCTGTGAGACATATGGTGGGTTTCTTTGGTCTCGTACCCCTGCGTAACGGTTGGTCATTGTTTGGTGGAGGTTGCCTTTGTGGAGAATCGTCGCTTGAAAGATCATCATTTTGATGCGATGGATCACCATCCATAAACCTAGCCAGTTGTTCTTCAGTTATTGTTGGTAAATTAAGTATTTCATCATCGGTGATTTCAACGAGTGGTTGATTTGAAGCCACAAAAGGTTTGTGGCATTTGTGCTTGAAAGGATGGATAGTAGGCATTCGTAGTGTCAAAGGTATATTGTGGTTGGGAGAGTGTAGGGGCAGAGAAAAGCGGTTGAGATTGGGAGTATGACTGGTCGAAGTCGGGTTGAGGGATTGGGGTGTGATGTAGTGGTGGTCgaagtgttgattgttgttgatattgttcttGGTGGTAGTAGT encodes:
- the LOC131645269 gene encoding diacylglycerol O-acyltransferase 2D-like, whose protein sequence is MEKVLRAKSCNCFKSVVALALCVGGIHFSLVFILFTLFFLPLSKSLLIFALITVFMVIPVSKNSFLAQKLSRFICKHVCSYFPITLHLEDAEAFHRDQSYVFGYEPHSVFPFGIFVLLDNIGFMPISKIRFLVSSASFYIPFLGQVWTWLGFTSVAKKNLISLLASGHSCIIVPGGNRETLFMEHGSENVFLKERRGFVRIAMEIGHPLVPVFCFGLTNTYKWWKIPGKLVQNLTRFIKINPIIFWEMFRSPIPFKNPLYVVVSRPIHVNKNPKPTTDQVAKVHSEFLEALQDLFEKHKAKAGCTNLELKIV